One Planctomycetota bacterium genomic window carries:
- a CDS encoding radical SAM protein — MKYVEPVYRPPSEADSLLIQATLGCPHNKCTFCGMYKGVKFSIRSVKDIKEDITSARELYGTEAVHSMFLPDGNTIIMKTDELEEIFKFSYKTFPKLKRITLYASGKILKFKILEDLKRLHKAGLTRLHKGLESGNDEVLKRIQKGADAKTMIETGKRVKEAGIELSEYVLVGIGGKELTKEHAIDTAKVLNAVNPDFIRLRTWVPVPIAPLYKDYQTGKFKLLSPHEALREVKLLIENLEIDSLLLSDHISNFLNISGQLPRDKQSMLKRIDEGLKMDENSFRPPLQEL; from the coding sequence ATAAAATATGTAGAACCGGTTTACCGTCCCCCATCGGAGGCGGATAGCCTCCTCATCCAGGCGACGCTCGGCTGCCCGCACAATAAATGCACCTTCTGCGGGATGTATAAGGGCGTAAAGTTTTCCATCCGCTCTGTTAAGGATATTAAAGAGGATATCACAAGCGCGCGAGAACTATACGGCACAGAGGCGGTCCATTCGATGTTCTTGCCGGACGGCAACACCATCATAATGAAAACGGATGAGCTGGAAGAAATATTCAAATTCTCCTATAAAACGTTCCCTAAATTGAAACGAATAACCCTTTATGCCTCAGGTAAGATTCTAAAGTTTAAGATTCTGGAAGACCTGAAACGGCTGCATAAAGCCGGTTTGACGAGATTGCACAAAGGGCTGGAAAGTGGGAATGATGAGGTATTGAAGCGCATCCAAAAAGGCGCGGATGCGAAGACCATGATAGAAACCGGGAAAAGGGTTAAGGAAGCCGGGATTGAATTGAGCGAGTATGTTCTGGTCGGAATTGGCGGAAAGGAACTGACCAAGGAGCACGCCATTGATACGGCAAAGGTATTGAATGCCGTTAATCCGGATTTTATCAGGTTGCGAACCTGGGTCCCTGTGCCGATAGCACCCTTGTATAAAGATTATCAAACGGGCAAGTTTAAACTGCTCTCCCCCCACGAGGCGTTAAGGGAAGTCAAACTGCTCATTGAAAATCTTGAGATTGACAGCCTGTTATTGAGCGACCATATTTCGAACTTCCTGAATATCTCAGGCCAGCTACCCCGTGACAAACAAAGTATGTTGAAGCGGATTGACGAGGGGTTGAAGATGGACGAGAACTCATTCCGCCCGCCCCTGCAAGAATTATAG
- the recR gene encoding recombination protein RecR, producing MKPPNILSDLIEHLGKLPGLGEKSAERIAFYLLKAPKELTQSLCSSIAGIKGIKYCPKCFNFAADNGSCSICDNLYRDKSVICVVEEISDLWVLEQTGAYKGLYHVLGGRIAPLENTGPDNLTIRQLLDKIRNGNGIREVILATNHTFEGDATAAYIQDKLGGGKVKISRLARGIPSGNKLETVSRLILTDALRDRKTFNSRNS from the coding sequence ATGAAACCTCCGAACATTTTGAGCGATCTGATAGAACATCTCGGAAAACTCCCCGGATTAGGGGAAAAATCCGCGGAGCGAATTGCTTTTTACCTTTTAAAGGCCCCGAAGGAACTAACCCAGTCTTTATGCAGCTCCATCGCCGGGATTAAGGGAATAAAATACTGCCCGAAATGTTTTAATTTCGCGGCAGATAACGGCTCATGCTCTATTTGCGATAATCTTTACAGGGATAAATCCGTAATATGCGTGGTAGAAGAAATAAGCGACCTCTGGGTCTTGGAACAGACCGGCGCCTATAAAGGCCTTTATCATGTTCTGGGGGGAAGGATAGCACCGCTGGAAAACACCGGTCCGGACAACCTTACCATCAGGCAGCTCTTGGATAAAATAAGGAACGGAAACGGCATACGCGAGGTTATCCTGGCGACCAATCATACTTTTGAAGGAGACGCCACGGCTGCATATATCCAGGACAAATTGGGCGGGGGAAAAGTCAAAATCTCAAGGCTTGCCCGCGGAATCCCCTCCGGCAACAAACTGGAAACCGTAAGCCGGCTGATATTAACCGATGCTTTACGTGACCGTAAAACATTTAATTCAAGAAACAGCTAA